The following is a genomic window from Labeo rohita strain BAU-BD-2019 chromosome 11, IGBB_LRoh.1.0, whole genome shotgun sequence.
CTCATCTGTCTCGGATTTATAAACTTGCACAATACTTGTAGAAGTTTAGGATGTATTGTGAATGCAATGATATTCACATAGACGAAGACGAGATGACAATGCCCCAATGCTGTTCGGTCCATTCAAGTCTGTCGTCAGTGCAAACCCCACAGGAAACTCTCAAAACAATGGAATCTACAGAAAGGGCCAAAGACAACATTACTGCTTGAGAAGTGTGTAAAAAAGTTGCTTCACATTCTCAAAAACCTCAAGAAACGGTGTGCTTTCTTATTGTTCACTCACACCAATGTGAACAAGCCTTCAATCATGCATGCttcaaaaaatgaatacataaccCTTTTCAATAAGAGAAAGCCACCGATAACATTACTTTTACTGCTGTCCTGGTGGACACTCAAAACTTAAGCCAAAAACAGCAAATGTGCTTAGCGTTGGGTGGTTGTTTGGGGAAGTATGATAGGTGTACAAGCTATTCCCGCAAAAGATTCTGGAAAATGAAGATCTCTTTCCCACTCATCGGTCTCTGTGTTATAAACTTGCACAATACTTGTGACGTTATTGAGGTGCCAGTTATATCCTCCAACTATATAGATCTTTTTATCCAGCAAGCAGCAGCCAGCCTCCGACTGACCGGCACGCATTGGACTGACTGTTGTCCATTGGTCGGTCTCTTGCACGTAGTATTCTACAGCCAAAACATCAAAGCAGCGGTCAACGTGGTCCATTCTACCACCGAGAGCATAAATTCGGTTGTTTACACTGATCATAGCATGAAGGACTCTTGGCTCGTTCATGGGACACTTGAAGTCCCACTGATCCGAGGCTGGATCGTAGCAATGGAGAGTCTTCTTATCCTCTACAGACACTCCGTAACCTCCAGAGACGTAGAGTTTGTCCCCGCACGTCGCTCCGGCGTGACCCCAGATCCTCCTCTTAAGAGAATCCACGTAAGTCCATTCATTTTTCCTTGGACAATAGCATTCTACAGAGGACAAGCTGCCAGAGCGGTTGCGTCCTCCAGTAGCGTAAAGTTGTCCATGCAGCACGTTGAGCTGAAACTGTATCCGGCTTTCCTGCATGGGTTGGATTCGAAGCCACTGGTTCAGATGGGGGTCGTAGCGGAAGCAGATGTCAACTGCGCCCTCTCCGCTGCGGTACTGTAAATGCTGTCCACCCACGACGTACACAAAATTATCAAGAACTGACACACATGCATGGCTGCATCCCATCTCCATTTCGGTCAACTCTTTGAACTGTCGCGCCGTGATGTCGGGCAGATAGTAAACTTTGCTGCTGACTGTCCGATCGTTGTCGGTGTAGGGCGTTCCGCCAAACGTAATTAGCGAGGTGACATCGGAGCGAATGGAAGTTCGCTGTGACTGCATTTCGTGCTGTCGGAATGGAAGGATTTGATAATTAAAGGCCTCTAGGAGAAAGTGTCGACATTGCACGTCCTCCACCATGATGTCGACGGTCTGAACGCTGTCCACGAGTTCAGACGACCGCATTAGCGGGAATCGCACGTGGCAGAGCACTTCACTGGCTGAAGCTCGCCTGGACACGTCATGCTGCAGCCAGCGGATTGCCGCGTGGAACAAGTCGATCTCACTACAGTTCTTCAACTTGTTGCTCTGAAGGAAGAACACCAGTCGTTCCTTTGGAATGTGAAGGAAGTCGTCCTCCTGAGCGATTTGCAGGAAATGGCGGAACGTGAACGCGTCGACTGACTGCTTAAGGGACGACAGGCTGAAAGTGGTGGCCATCTGGCCGATGTTAAGACAAGTCTCAACACTCATGGCTGATTTCAGGAACTCCTCACAAAGCTCCACCACAGGCACCATCTGCAGGAAGACGGCTGCACCAAGAACATCCTGAAtgcagtccaagtccagagttACTTCGGAACTGTAGGCAAAATCTATAATGTGCTTCAGTCCTCTGGCTGAGAGACCTTTCAGCTCGATGGTGTTCTGGCTTGACTCCTTCATTCCTCCAGTAAACATGGCTCTGTATGGATCAAGAAGGAAAAGACACCTTTGTTCAAGTATGTGGTGCAGAAAGAAGGACCTCCATTATTttgaagggttagttcacccaacaatgaaaattctatcattaattactcaccccaacgttgttccaaacccgtatgaccttcgttcatttttggaacacaaattaagatatttttgatgaaatccgagagctttctgaccctgcataaacagcaatgcaactaccatgttgaAGGCCCAGTAAGGTAGAAggaacattgataaaatagtccatgtgacagcagtggttcaaccataatgttgtGAAGCTACGAGAGTATTTTTTGtgtacaaagaaacaaaaataacattattatttaacaatttttcccttctgtgtcagtctccgATGCTTTGAATGGACTGACGTTAAGCATTGCCGAGGTCCGTTGCGCCACGTCACTGCCGTTGCTGCTGTTTACTTTATATAGGTAAGAAATTGCACATTCAGGAGCTAGTTTTCAACCCCTGCCaagttaattttataaatacaacagTTTTGCTACTAAAAGCTACATTATATTTCCTAGCAATGAAGTGATAACTTAGCAGTTGTTATAATTAAACCAACAAGCTTCACTTCTTCGCAAGTTTCACATTTGGTcatgcactctctctctctcattaatttattcaaatttatttagatGAATATCATCTTGCCGCTACCTCTAACGAGctgtagataaaataaaattaccgTTATTCTCCTGTCTTTATCCGTTCATTCAGATTTTATGCTGTAAATCATCCATGACCACTGTTGGCCATGCTGAGAAATAATAATGGCCATTTGGCGTGAAtgacaggtgcatctcaaaaaaatcagaatattccaaaaactgaaactttcatatattctaggtTCATTagatgtaaagtaaaacatttcaaaagcttttttgttttaattttgatgatttaaGCTTatagctcatgaaagtcaaaaatccagtatctcaaaatattagaatatttacatttaagtttCATTAAATGACCATCCCAACAGTATAAAATCcgggtatctcttgttctttatAACCACAATAATGGGaaagactgctgacttggccATCATTGACACCGTCCAGGAAATGTCAGAAGCATcatacctgggctaaggagaaaaataactggactgttgctcagtggtccaaagtcttcttttcagataaaagtaaatattgcatttcatgttgaaatcatagtcccagagtctggaagaagactggagaggcacttccaagtggtttgctgaccatgatattactgtgtttgattgaccagccaacatgcctgacctgaaccccatagagaatctttgggatattttcaagagaaagatgagataCAGACGAACTGAAGGCTCAgcagtgcctcagcagtgccataGCACTGATCACTTCCATGCCACAcctcactgatgctgtaatttgtgctaagAGCAAgtaatttgctgtaatttgtgctacaGACTAaatattgagtgcataaatgaacttaaactttttttttgactgatcttaggaaatattctaatattttgagatactggatttttgactttcatgagctgtaagctttaataatcaaaattaaaccaaaaaaacttttgatttattttacatgtgATGAATCTAGAATACATGAAAGTTTcactttttgaaataagttacaaaaaaaagacaactttttcatgatattataattttttgagatgcacctgtatataacTTTTAATAGCACGGCCATTCAAAACCTGAGGGTCTACCATGTGCATAGTAAAACGATCACTGACAATAATTTTGGGcggaaattaatattaacacaaATATCGGATACCAGGCATGTctaaagtgaatgtaaacaggcGGGCAAAGAAACTGGATATGGTCAAAAGACCAGATCTGTGCATTAAGAcctgcagtgtaaatgcagccttagtttATCgactgtatattctggttcaaataaataaGGCTGGCCAAAAAGACCGCAAGTCATTCTCTGTCAAAATCTTCAGACACGTTAATGAAGACAGAGATTTATGAATGGCGTGTGTCTTCATCTGCTCGTAAACAAGGCGCAGGGCATCCAGGTTCTATGTCACAACgccggctcctgcgtcagcagcaccacacacatgcattttgattaattctcattaaggttgaaccactgatgtcacatggactattttaacgatgtccttactagctttctgggccttgaacacgtcagttgtgttgctgtctatgcagtgtcagaaagcttatgaatttcatcaaaaatatcttaatttgtattctgaagatgaacaaaggtcctacagctttgaaacaacatgagggtgagtaattaatgactttcttttttgggtgaactagtgCAACACTGACCGTTCACTTTTTTAGCAGCAACTCTGATTCTGGAAATATTTTTCCATGCAAAGACATAGTTGTTATAGTTGGGTTAACTTTGAGAAcggtgaatgggagagtaccacaaatatatttttgcattcccatGTGCTCAAATAGTAAAAGAAAAACTCcacgatagtgttttcacgactttcaaaaaaaggaaaaaaattaaaagatacTGATaacggcagtcagaagagagaacgaTGTAAAATTTACCGTCTCTCCCATAGATgctgcattagaaacaccctcgcattagcgttgatttgttttttgtaatttgatgcaaaggtgatataatacgcttacacttttaaaataataaaatcaaaatataaaaaaatctgaggATTTACAATGCTGATGACCACTGAAACGTGTCATCATCACAGTTCTGTGAAAAGGGTTCATAAAGAGTTGAACTATAACAAACTTGACTAAGGAATTGTTCACAGAAGACATGTTTGTCCATTTTGTATGTACAATCTCTGTCTGTTTAAGTGCTTCATCTTTTTAAAGAGTGATTTTCTAAGACATTAAAggcatagtaaaaaaaaaaaaaaattaaatcaccctaatgttgttccaaacctgtataaattTCTTCCTTttgttgagcacaaaagaaaataatatgaaGAAAGTAGGTAACCAAATATTTCCTGGTAGCCACAGATTtccattgtatttattttccacactatggctaccagcaaccttcaaaatatcttcttttgtgttcagcagaagaaattaaatcatacaggtttggaacaacatgacgaTGAGTAAACGACAAAGTTTTCATTTCTGGATGAAGTATGCCTTTAAGTCTATATACACAGTAGTAAAGTCAAGTTGTCATTTGGACTTCAAAAAGAACAAAGGTTACCCTTGTAACTTATTTTATGAATCCTGCCATTTACAGCTCAGTTGGCTGGTGCTAACAGATAGTGTAACGTCTCACCTGAAGTAGTCACTGCAGGAGGCCAAAACCGCTTTGTGAACCTCAAAGCGCTCGTTGTCAATGGCCAGAACCACATCCAGCAACTGACCCTGATCACGCAACGCAGACAGTCCCCTCAGGAGAGTGTTGCTGTGGCTGGGGGCCGAGAAAGTACAACGGAGGGTGCTATTCTTGTTGTTAGCCATGCTGGAAAAAAGAGAGAATCGGTTTACGAGGAATCGTATCTCTCACCACTCCCTGATCATTGTCTCTGGCTACACAGTCAATAGAAATTCACAAGTGGCTTAATGTGTCTGCTGTATCCTGACGCTCCACCAATAGGTCTCGGCTGCTAAACCGGCACATCAACATGATCCCCGTAATGGCACctacttttaaattattcaacAGAATGGATAAAGAGCCTATTTGGACACAGAACCCACAAGCTTCACCAATACCAAGCAACAAGTGACCCAAACAATTACCGACCTAAATGATTCTTATGATGACAGTGCATAtgtaaaacaaaagttaaacaATAGCATGTTAAATACCTGTACTGTCATTGATCCTAACCCTCACATTCTTTTGGGACAGATTATGTACACTTCAGTGTTTGGGGACCGAGTGCAATgctacatatacacacataatgttacttttttagcCAAATAAATTATTATCTGCCTTAATTTAGACGATTCATCCAACCTTGTAATAAAAAGTAGCCATGTACTTTTTTGTGGTTTTGGATCAATTTAAATTCAAGACCCATTAAAACTctatatttgtaaattaatatttagtataaTCAAAATGCTAGCAAGTCAGAAATTAATACAGGTATCATGTTTGGtcagtttttgtaaaaaatgtttgatgttgtcaaattcaaattttgttATGTGTTGTCAATCTcatcagttttattaaaattaaatttgtaaatcgtaaatattttaaatgacctCTTAAAGAGGTTTTAAATTTTGGGAAAGAAAAACAAGTATCGCCATGCaattattaaactttaaaagtagatgatttcaataaataaatgtaagcaaTGTTTAAAGTCACGGGCTTATGGTTTAACAGCCATTGTGCAAATagattaacattataaatcatcACTAGACACTAAACAATGTTTACTTTATGGTGTTTATATTGTAATAGGCTGGGTACACAAACAGTGTAATGTCACCTTCTTTCATCAATTCTCACTGCAcctctaaagttttttttatgcacTCCTAGATTTTTTGTCTAGGAGCACATGTGCTTCTTGGGAAAAAAGTGTCAAGCCTTGCACTGACATGTTAAGAATGCTTTTTGGGCCCTGAAGTCTACCAGATACTAGGAAGAATGAGAGGGTAAAAAGGTTcttattctaaatattttttaaaggcgCACTCAGTAAGTTTCTGTGTACAATTAGCTGGATCTTATACTAACAGTGGCATTTCACAGTGCAGTGGCTGTGACTGTATGTCGCAGTATTTATTCTTGACCTGTAGCATGAGTTTTGGAGTTTGTTGCAGTGTTCCAACAGGGagtgattattttaaattagtattttttccaTCTCATACTCACTCTGCTTCAACTGTCTAGTGGTGAATCATGAATCATACACGCATGTAAGGCTGTCACGATTAGTCGATTCAAAATTCTCAAACGCAATTTGCCCATGCAgaataccggaagtggcgcattccatggacaaaaatccatgaaacgcattattagaccgtttaccaaggctgcattatatattaaacacatttaaaaagcattaccATAACACAATTATGAAGTCACAAATGctacgattcaattaaataaatatatgcaatgcagatttattatatgcattttatttacatgtgtgtaaGTTATGTACATGCATCTCAGAGCAGTtttgttcacagtaaatgctgctccacacaaacagacagttatcatttacatgtgtggagcgcTTTAAAATCCATATTTGCAttttgctgtgagtttgggtttcatcagatttttatcatttataaacctacgcaaacacaggagaatacatcaatatTTTTCTGAATATGCTAACTGTTAATTGTGATATCAAGCTCAAACTCTCACTCtaagtttacacgttttgatgtccacatattcaagaaattacaaattacaacttaattaaaaattaaacgtttagcttttattaaacaaggattagattgtgcagtaaagtgtaaaaacaatcgccGTTGGCGCAATCTGCATCctttgttataatgcgtaacGTACAGTAGCTCTATTGTTTAATAGAGCtctaataatacattatgtaacagttttgttcaataaaaccacatgattacttgcttttgatacttcatttgaactaattattattaactcATTGCtattgtatatgtattttaagacattttaaaggctattgttcgctattgtttttattaatcacaaattttttatatcataattatcCGACTACTAATCATCAGAATTGTTGActgattacttgattaccaTAAATGATCGTTAGTAACAGCCTTACACGTATGCCGATCTATACTATTACTGCTGACTACGCTATAGGTTATGTTATCATATTATGACCGATAACATTATAATTAAAGTTCTATagaattttgtcaaaataaattaaaaagaaaacattaagggccagatttaccaaacagggcaaattagagACTGTGATTCCATTAAAGCTGTGATGAGAGTGGAAAGTTCATCTAGTGATTAAAAAAGGGTTTTTTGGATGCAATAATGGCGCAAATGCCAGTAAATCACATcacataatatattaaaaactgtcCTCCCATAAATTGTCAAAAAgagaaactcctacaaatgcatctACAATAAGTTCAGCTGCAAAAATAACCATCCACTCCTTTTCACAGCTAATTTTTCACTGCATGTCTTTAGTAAATCTTGTCAGTAGTTTTTAACAACAAAAGAGGGTTTGCGCTGTTAgtaaatatggtcatgcaacAAATATAAGTCATGTTTGATATCACAACATTATGATGTTCAGTATGAATAATGGATACTACATTaaactgcttttatttattagtttcaattaattattaatttaattattactttttcaaagatgaattttaaaTAAGCTACATGTAAATATGGGGGGGGGGTATGTACAACTACATAAACATTAACTCTGAACTCCACCTCCTTTGCACTCGATCTGCCATGGGCCTTATACTACTTTATACATATCCTTTTATGTGTAATCcatatttatctgtatttttacatCTTACTGTTAGTTTCTAATGTTATCTGTACGCACCATGTGTCTGAGGGTAACACCATTTTAATTCTCTGTATGTATGTGCTGTACATGTAGCAGGATTTACAGTAAATCAGACTTTGATTAATCAAtatcaataaatgtaaaaaactgtaaCTGGTCAATTACCAATATGGCATTGCTACACAGCTGGTTATGTGATGCCAACACAGTGCCTATTATGGGAAGACCCTCCTCTATATGCagaacaaaacaacattttctaaaaaaaaaaaaaaaaaatctagagcCTTCATCTAATATTGGGGTtgttcattataataatattttttagaagtgcttttaatttctttatataCAAAACTTTACCAAATCATTTCTGAGTGCATCTTTAACTATAATACTGCAGAAGGAAAGActgcataatgtttttttccccttttctcCTAATATTAACACTTCACCCTGTTGCATTTTGGTATAACCTCTCCCTATGCGTGCATCAAACGCATCGTCTGCAACATCTGATGCTACATGCATGCCTACCTGCTTTGAGCTCGATTCGCACAGAACTCCACACCATCTGACTCCGCCATGCTCAGCGAGGATGAGGATGAGGTCATCATGTGTAGAAGCCCAAATTACCGCTAACCATGCTCAATCTTAATCAAATATGAAATACAAGACACGGCaaggacaaaaaacaaacaacctaTTTCATACATACAGTTTCAAGTGTATAGACTGCTACGAGACTACGAGAATATAAAAATGGAAAGTAATGATTTCTACCTCATCAATATTGTACGGCCTGTGCTCGAGGACAGTCCAGGTGCTGCTGACAGAGTTCAGCTTACCTGCGCGCGCCTCTCAACCTCTGCGCGACCCCGCGGTTGCTGCTGCGCGCTCACGAGTACACCACTCACGGGCTCCGTCGCATTATGTCTGCGACACAAATAATCAAAGTAATGCACTTATAATAatctaaacatattttaataaagaaatgaGGTAGCCTGAAGGGTTAGCTACAGTATCATACATAACCCCTGTCGCTAATTTCGGCGTTCTTGACCGTAAGAGGCGTGGTCTTTCTTTTTCCCGTACGTCATCACATGACGCGTAATTCACGCGGCCGTCACAGATTCGCACGAGGAGTCGTGTCAACAACTATTAAAAGGCATTTAACGGCGCTCAAAGCTAAATTAATCCTGTAATTTATGTTTtggatatttcgtttttaaacaGCCTGGTGGAAAATGGCCACTTTTGAGTCTCTCGGCCTGTGTGAGTGGTTGATCCAGCAATGTAAGCAGATGGGAATCAGCCGACCGACCCCAGTTCAGGAGAAATGTATCCCTGCCATATTAGAGGGTAAAT
Proteins encoded in this region:
- the klhl26 gene encoding kelch-like protein 26, with translation MMTSSSSSLSMAESDGVEFCANRAQSSMANNKNSTLRCTFSAPSHSNTLLRGLSALRDQGQLLDVVLAIDNERFEVHKAVLASCSDYFRAMFTGGMKESSQNTIELKGLSARGLKHIIDFAYSSEVTLDLDCIQDVLGAAVFLQMVPVVELCEEFLKSAMSVETCLNIGQMATTFSLSSLKQSVDAFTFRHFLQIAQEDDFLHIPKERLVFFLQSNKLKNCSEIDLFHAAIRWLQHDVSRRASASEVLCHVRFPLMRSSELVDSVQTVDIMVEDVQCRHFLLEAFNYQILPFRQHEMQSQRTSIRSDVTSLITFGGTPYTDNDRTVSSKVYYLPDITARQFKELTEMEMGCSHACVSVLDNFVYVVGGQHLQYRSGEGAVDICFRYDPHLNQWLRIQPMQESRIQFQLNVLHGQLYATGGRNRSGSLSSVECYCPRKNEWTYVDSLKRRIWGHAGATCGDKLYVSGGYGVSVEDKKTLHCYDPASDQWDFKCPMNEPRVLHAMISVNNRIYALGGRMDHVDRCFDVLAVEYYVQETDQWTTVSPMRAGQSEAGCCLLDKKIYIVGGYNWHLNNVTSIVQVYNTETDEWERDLHFPESFAGIACTPIILPQTTTQR